Below is a genomic region from Methanococcus vannielii SB.
CATATAATAATGGAGCCGTTAAATACAGTTCCCCATTCTCTTTAAGGATTCTGTAAAATTCACAAATTACTTTTTGAGGATTTTCAACATGTTCCAATACCTGAGTGTTAATAATTACATCATAACTATTATCATTTTTTGGTATCTTTTCTAAATTACATATGAAACTGTGCATGCTTTTTGAAGATTTATCAAATATATCTTCAAAATCAGTAGATTCATACATGGTGTGTCCGAAATATTTTTTATATGGGCAGCTCCCTGCGCCTGCATCCAAAACTACTTTATTTGAACCGATATTTTTGGAAATATCGGATATAAATTTGTTAATAGAACCTTTTTCCGGATCAATTATTTTTCGAATATAAAAGGGTATTTTTGAATCTATTTTTTTAAAAATCGTTGATATCATTTATTTTCCCCTAATTTCATTTACATTATTTTTTAATGTTGTTTGATTATTTAATAAATCTTCTTTGGTTAACGTACTCAAATAATCCATATATTTATTTAATTTTTCAACTTCCAATTTTAAATCGATTTTATCCCTAATATCATCAAAAGTCTTCGCATTCCCATGAAAATCTCTAGATAATATAACTCTTGTTGAGTTTAATCGGTAATGTTCAGATAGAATTAGTTTTGGGTCTAAAGGTAAATCTTCTTTTAACCTTCCAACCCCTCCGAACCCAAATGTAATACCTTTTGTAACTA
It encodes:
- a CDS encoding class I SAM-dependent methyltransferase, with protein sequence MISTIFKKIDSKIPFYIRKIIDPEKGSINKFISDISKNIGSNKVVLDAGAGSCPYKKYFGHTMYESTDFEDIFDKSSKSMHSFICNLEKIPKNDNSYDVIINTQVLEHVENPQKVICEFYRILKENGELYLTAPLLYGVHGKPYNYFNFTNYGLKTMFEKAGFNIIYIKPRGGLFWQLSKEISIMLSYIYSQRKMLIEKIALFPFYVVSLLFCKFLIPFILYFLDSLDNEKEWTLGYECYCIKK